Within Myotis daubentonii chromosome 13, mMyoDau2.1, whole genome shotgun sequence, the genomic segment CACCAGCCACCCTGAGCCCAGTGCCCGGGCACGGAGCCCCCAGCCAAGATCCCTGTCCCGGAGCTCGTCCAGCCTGCTGGGTGATGGCCGGGGACAGAGGCCAGAGCTCCGAAAGAGTGCCAGCAGCACTGTCTGGCAAGCCCAGCGGGGCGCCAGCACCAGTCCCCAGGTCCAGGAGGAAGAGGGGCACCCAGCTgagagcacagagcaggcccagggccctggccctgggacaCAGCCCGGTGTCAGAGGCCACTGGCGGAGCAGCACTGTGGGCAACGTGTCTACTGTGGATGGTGGTGACCTGTGTCGCCTGAGGGTCCCCAGCGCCGCTGCCGTGCAGAGGAGCCACTCAGATCTGGTCCGCCCACAGACCCGGGGCCACAGTGGGGCTCGGAGGGCCAGCCTCAGCTGCTCAGCCCTGGGCAGCTCGCCGGTCCACAGGGCACGGCTGCAGCCTGGCGGCACTTCTGGCCAGGGTGGTCaggcccctgcaggcccaggaagGGACCTGGCTCCAGAGGATGGGACGTCAAGCTCAGCCTGGACCCTGGGAGAGAGTCAGGTGTGGGTGTCGCCAGTCGACCTGGGAGGCACGcccacccacagcagcagcccCAAGGCCAGGCCCAAAGCCACTGGGCAGTCAGCCGCCACCTCCTGCCGTGCTCTGCCCCCAGCAGCTCTACTCTGTGACATGAGGGAGGAGGGCGCTCGAGGCTCCTGCCATGCTCTGCCTGCCCCGGGGATCCTGGCCTTTCCCAAACTAGTAGCATCAGTGAGTGagtctgggctgcaggctcagcgTGGCATGAAGTTCCAGTGTGGGTTACCTGGGGGGCATCCTGGGCATTCCCCCTGCTGTGCCCATCCTTGGGGTCCCACTGGCTCAGGTATGGAGCCTGGTGCGAGGACCAAAGATGTGTGGACCATGACCTCAGCCAGTGACTTGGCCCCAGTGCTGGTGTCCCCTCTGTCAGCCCAGGATGCTGGTGTGCAGGTGGCCCCCATGGCAGTGTGCAAGGCTGTGGCCACCAGCCCGCCCCTGGAAGTCCCGGTGGCCCTGCACCCATTCCCGGAGGTAACTCTGGGGTCCAGGCTGGAGGAGGCGGCGTCCCCTGTCCGGGATGTGAGGTGGGATGCTGAAGGCATGACGTGGGAGGTGTACGGGGCTGCAGTGGACCCTGAGGTGCTTGGTGTGGCCATTCAGAAGCACCTGGAGATGCAGTTTGAGCAGCTGCAGCTGGCACCTGCCAGTGAGGACAGCCTGTCCTCAGAGGGCCGGAGGGGGCCGCTGCGGGCTGTCATGCAGTCGCTGAGGCGCCCCAGCTGCTGCGGCTGCCCCAGCACAGCCCCAGAGTGAGGAGTTGTGGCCCCAAGGGCTGCCCTGCCCCCGGACTCAGCCCCCCTACCAGGGACAGTGGGGGCTCCATGCCCTTTGGACCCACTGGCAGCCGTGGATACGTCTTTGCTGTCAGCTGCCAGCAGATGCAGGACTTCAGCCTGGGGACTTGCTAGGGCAGCTGGACTGGTTTTTAAGGGCTTGATTCCCACGGGCCACATCTGCATCTTGGGCGCTGAACTTTGGGGCAGTTTCAGCACCATGTACAAGGGAGGGCCTGATTTTTCTGTAAAAACCATCTCTGTCCAGTCTCTTCAGACTCTGCTGTGACTTCCCCTAGAGTCGTGGTGGCTTTACTTGAAAGCAGAGCTGAGACAAGGAATCCTTGACATGAACGGGGCCCAGGTGATGGGTCAGCTGGGTCTTTAGAGACAGGACCTGACACTGCCAAAGGCTTCCTGTCTGCCACAGTTCGGCACCTGGCCTTGCTGAGCCTTCACGCATGGACGAAAGCGCAGACGTGTGGCCGGGCTGTGGCTGACATCCCCGGGTTGGACGACGGAGCAGAGGCTGAGGTTCAaagcagggctggctgaggcctggggtCTTCCTGCAGctcgccagccagccagccagcgaGGCGGTTGTGCACGAGTCCCTCGAGGCCATATTCTCTGCCAGGTCTGGGTTCCTTGGGAAATGAGACCGGCTGCACGTGCCCTCGCTGCGCTCACATGTGGAAGGGGCTCACCTCGGTACCAGGGAGCTGAGCTGTAAGAAAGGCCGCAGGTGTGTCTGAGTGTGGCTCCATCTGTCACTGTATCTGGGGTGGCCTCAGGAGTGGGAAAACAGGTGGCCCCTGTCCCCAAATATGTCACAGTCCTGAACTTGCACCATTATTACCTCATTCCTTTGGTTTAAGGATTTATTTTCAGCTGGTGCAGTTACTCAACGAAGGGAGGGTAGGGATGGTGGGTAGAGGAGCCTGCGGTGGGGTCTCCCACTGGTGGGAAATGGCAGGGGCTGTTAGGCTGTGGGCCTATTTGCCCCAGTCCTGCACACCTGACCTGACATGGGCCAGGGCTCATGGGGGCCAGGGGATCATGGCATTGGGGGAGCCCAGGTCACCAGGGCTCGACACAGAATGACTTGACTGCCCAAGGATCTCTCCAGGCCCACGGAGGATGGAGTGGGCTTACAGTTGAAAATCCAAGCTCCTGAGACAGAACCTGCCAGCCCACCTTTGAGGAGCCAGGTTAGTGTCTGCCGAGGGTCAAGGGCACGGGAGGGTGGAGTCAGGGCCCACATGCAGCCCAGCCATGATGTGGCCCTTTCCTGGGCCGCCTTCTGCACCTGGGAACCCAGGCCCTGACAGCAggcttccccctgcccccagggactCACGGAGGTGGAAATGATTCAGGCGACAATGGGATCATTTTAGATACAGGAGTGACATGCTACCACCAAGGAGTGAGGTGAGAAGGGCACGCTTCTGGTCAGAATGCCTTCCAAGGCCCCTCATGGGCTTTTCCCAGAACCATGCCATTCTCACTTCTAGCTGGGCTGGTAAAATGCCACCCCTGCTTAAAAATGACAGCCAATCAGAATCACTActgccagggaggcagggcagagggTTGGCCTCGCCTGCCTTTTAAAATGGGGTCAAGCAGGTTTTCCTGTAGGCCTGAGGCGCTGGGCTCTGTCCGCTGCAGCTGGGGCTGTCCTCTGTGTGTGGTGTGGGAGGGCACTTcatgcccagccctgctcaggggctCCCGGAGCCCAGTCACCGGTGGGGCCAGACTGGAGAGAGCAAATGGCTGTGGGACCTGAGGGGGGTGGTGAGGaatggggttggggagggcaCTTCCCCACAGGCCACAGCTGAGCAGGGTCTTCAGGACACAGCTGGTCTGGACATGTGGGCAGAGGGCGTGTACCCGGCAGAGAGCAGCCACGCGGGGCTGGGAGGTGCCTGTGGTCACCCTGCTTGGCTGCTGTGTGCCAATCTGTGCCACCTCCAGGCTGCACCTGGCTGGCCAGGAtggcaggctgggcctggccccgCTTGGGAAAGGATAGTGAAGCCGCCTCCCACCTCATCTTGACTGAGATACGTCTTTGCAGGTGGCGCCCCGGAGCCCTGCCCTGGTAGCTTGCTGCCCTGAGACAACAGGATGGGCCCTGGGCCTCACTCGCCAGGCTGCACAGCCTCAGCCCATGGATGGGCCGCAGCTGGATCTGAATTTGCCCTGGAGACACAGACCACCCTGCCTCCCACCTTGCCCCTCGTGGGGCAGCCTGGCAGTTGTTCAGGCTCTCAGGACTGGCCACCAGCGTAGTTTACAGGTCTCCTCTCAGACCTCAGACTTTCTGGGTTCCCTTCAGGCTCTGCTCTGGGAGGTGGTGGATCTCATTATTTGTACATTTCTTTTGAATTTGAAATAAAGTATTGGAGGTCGGAGCTTTGCCAGGGAAGGGTTGTTGAaggtcttgtgtgtgtgtgtgtgtgtgtgtgtgtgtttctgtgtgtgtgtgtgttcttttttttttcctcctggtaGATTGTGTCCTTTGGGGCCT encodes:
- the GPRIN2 gene encoding G protein-regulated inducer of neurite outgrowth 2 translates to MSTSHPEPSARARSPQPRSLSRSSSSLLGDGRGQRPELRKSASSTVWQAQRGASTSPQVQEEEGHPAESTEQAQGPGPGTQPGVRGHWRSSTVGNVSTVDGGDLCRLRVPSAAAVQRSHSDLVRPQTRGHSGARRASLSCSALGSSPVHRARLQPGGTSGQGGQAPAGPGRDLAPEDGTSSSAWTLGESQVWVSPVDLGGTPTHSSSPKARPKATGQSAATSCRALPPAALLCDMREEGARGSCHALPAPGILAFPKLVASVSESGLQAQRGMKFQCGLPGGHPGHSPCCAHPWGPTGSGMEPGARTKDVWTMTSASDLAPVLVSPLSAQDAGVQVAPMAVCKAVATSPPLEVPVALHPFPEVTLGSRLEEAASPVRDVRWDAEGMTWEVYGAAVDPEVLGVAIQKHLEMQFEQLQLAPASEDSLSSEGRRGPLRAVMQSLRRPSCCGCPSTAPE